A single window of Archangium gephyra DNA harbors:
- a CDS encoding sigma-70 family RNA polymerase sigma factor: protein MPPEENSTSRFDPLRPRLLRIAYRMLGSAAEAEDVVQEAWLRWHQTDRASVRDAGAVLVRTVTRLCLDVLKSARVRREQYVGTWLPEPIVEPMEGDDLTLTLMMALERLSPLERAAFLLHDVFGMDFDEVARAIDRDPAACRQLASRARGHVREARPRFPVTEEQGRELASAFFTATRSGDLGVLQTLLAQDVVLYSDGGGKAKAALNPIYGLEKNLRFVTGLLQRTGPNASRLVYEGKIDGLPGFVTVESDGVWQSTALAIEEGRIVTIYVTRNPDKLRAILRTLHEDTPS, encoded by the coding sequence TCGCCTACCGGATGCTGGGAAGTGCCGCGGAGGCGGAGGACGTGGTGCAGGAAGCCTGGCTGCGCTGGCACCAGACGGACCGGGCTTCCGTCCGGGACGCGGGCGCCGTGCTCGTGCGCACGGTGACGCGCCTGTGCCTGGACGTCCTGAAGTCCGCCCGCGTCCGGCGCGAGCAGTACGTGGGCACGTGGTTGCCCGAGCCCATCGTCGAGCCCATGGAGGGTGATGACTTGACGCTGACCCTGATGATGGCCCTGGAGCGCTTGTCCCCCCTGGAGCGGGCCGCGTTCCTGCTCCACGACGTGTTCGGCATGGACTTCGACGAGGTGGCCCGGGCCATCGACCGCGACCCCGCCGCCTGCCGGCAGCTCGCGAGCCGGGCGCGAGGCCATGTGCGCGAGGCCCGGCCCCGCTTTCCCGTGACGGAAGAGCAGGGCCGCGAGCTGGCCTCGGCGTTCTTCACCGCGACCCGGAGCGGAGACCTGGGCGTGCTCCAGACGCTGCTCGCCCAGGATGTGGTCCTGTACTCCGATGGCGGTGGCAAGGCGAAGGCGGCCCTCAATCCCATCTACGGACTTGAAAAGAACCTGCGCTTCGTCACGGGACTGCTGCAGCGCACGGGCCCCAACGCCTCGCGCCTCGTGTACGAGGGGAAGATCGACGGGCTGCCCGGGTTCGTGACCGTCGAGTCCGATGGCGTCTGGCAATCCACGGCCCTCGCCATCGAGGAGGGCCGGATCGTCACCATCTACGTCACGCGCAACCCCGACAAGCTGCGCGCGATCCTCAGGACCTTGCATGAGGACACGCCGTCCTAG
- a CDS encoding aldo/keto reductase: MPLDHYVTLGRSGLRVSPLCLGAMTFGEGLGWGSSVEESQQIIDRYIELGGNFIDTANFYTKSHSEKIIGDHIGRHPARRDRLVLATKFSGNLYPGDPNGGGSGRKSIISACENSLRRLQTDYIDLYWLHNWDVHTPMEETMAALEDLVRAGKVRYLGVSDTPAWKIVEANMLARFRGWSAFIGLQIEYSLLERTVEQELVPMAREFGLGITPWSPLKSGALSGKYTRANAGKLKGDRGMFLEPYLNERTYTVVDALEAIARAHESTVARVALAWVQAQPGVTSTIIGARRLSQLEDNVKGVDVKLTAEELGRLDALTKPAFGFPQSMQPMFPAIHNGGTTVNGIYAPASPFGIEKGEKPY; the protein is encoded by the coding sequence ATGCCTCTCGATCATTATGTGACGCTCGGCCGCTCGGGCCTTCGCGTCAGCCCGCTGTGCCTTGGTGCGATGACGTTCGGTGAAGGCCTCGGCTGGGGGTCCAGCGTCGAGGAGTCCCAGCAGATCATCGACCGGTACATCGAGCTCGGCGGCAACTTCATCGATACGGCGAACTTCTACACGAAGAGCCACTCCGAGAAGATCATCGGAGACCACATCGGACGCCACCCCGCCCGGCGCGACCGCCTGGTGCTCGCGACCAAGTTCAGCGGAAACCTCTACCCGGGGGACCCGAACGGCGGTGGCTCCGGCCGCAAGTCCATCATCTCGGCGTGCGAGAATTCGCTGCGCCGCCTGCAGACGGACTACATCGATCTGTACTGGCTGCATAACTGGGATGTGCACACGCCCATGGAGGAGACGATGGCCGCGCTCGAGGACCTCGTCCGCGCGGGCAAGGTGCGCTACCTCGGCGTCTCCGACACGCCGGCCTGGAAGATCGTCGAAGCCAACATGCTGGCGCGCTTCCGCGGCTGGTCGGCGTTCATCGGACTGCAGATTGAGTACTCGCTGCTGGAGCGCACCGTGGAGCAGGAGCTCGTCCCGATGGCGCGCGAGTTCGGCCTGGGCATCACGCCCTGGTCGCCGCTCAAGAGTGGCGCGCTCAGCGGCAAGTACACGCGCGCGAACGCGGGGAAGCTCAAGGGCGACCGGGGGATGTTCCTGGAGCCATACCTGAACGAGCGGACCTACACCGTCGTGGACGCGCTGGAGGCCATCGCCCGGGCGCACGAGAGCACCGTGGCGCGTGTGGCGCTGGCGTGGGTGCAGGCGCAGCCGGGCGTGACGTCCACCATCATCGGCGCGCGGCGGCTCTCGCAGCTCGAGGACAACGTGAAGGGGGTGGACGTGAAGCTCACCGCCGAGGAGCTGGGGCGCCTCGATGCGCTCACGAAGCCCGCGTTCGGATTCCCGCAGAGCATGCAGCCGATGTTCCCCGCCATCCACAACGGCGGCACGACGGTGAACGGCATCTACGCGCCCGCGTCCCCCTTCGGAATCGAGAAGGGTGAGAAGCCCTACTGA